The Dioscorea cayenensis subsp. rotundata cultivar TDr96_F1 chromosome 18, TDr96_F1_v2_PseudoChromosome.rev07_lg8_w22 25.fasta, whole genome shotgun sequence genome includes the window taaatcattcaaTTGATTCTTAatcacaaaatatatatgtgtgtgtatatatattgtgatgTTATTCACACATGAATGCTTTTTAAAaagggtgtatatatatatatatatacatatatacaaacttctcaaaaaataaaataacatgaaaCCAAAGccaaaaacactaaaaatataaaattaaaaaattaaagaaaatcctACCGTAATTTTGTAATGCAAGTCACAAATATAGACATGAAGGGTAAAAAAGTCTTTTCATTTGGGATCTAGatattttatatgataaaaCTTTATAAGATAATAATGATTAAGTTGATAATGCATGCTTTTCCATTGCCACACTCCACATTCATGCATTACCAAAAAGagtaatcttttttttcttttttaaagttatacattttaataataaaaagtttacaAGGGATAAGTATGAGCCTTGCTTCTCCTGTTCAATTTGGATTGCATGAAAGCAACCACTTTGATTAATGTTATATACTTCATCTATAAACTTCTTAAGTCCAACATATTTGAATAAATCAATTTAACAACCAACCAAACTACACcaaacacttatatatatatagaaaagagTTTATGTGTAGATGTCCGCAGTTAGTAACAGTTAGTAACAacttaacataaataaaaaagagtttttatataaacatttcTAATTAACAATAGTATGACATAAGTGTATTTGTTTAGTTACTGTACAGAAAATGATTGAacagttttatatatatatatcttattttttactgtacattatttataaacacagtaatcatttttcattcaaaataatcaCTTTTCACTCATGATTGAAATCCAACAGTCCACATCTCCGGTGAATCCACATACATTCTCAGAGTACTCAACCTCATATATAGCTTCTAAGTTGTAAATATTGGATAACTCTTTACAGTctgtttttatttctaataaacctctcaattttatttatttatttatttattttaacaagtaACCAAAAATATTGGTCAATTTCACAATATAAACCACAGGTAAGAAATGTTGATTTATGcttataacattttaaaaataaccaaaaaaaacacttattattaaaaataacaattgtgTGTATAAACattttgaagattttaaaaaaaaatatttattagtcCTTGTAACTTTTCAAATTTCTACTGCAATTTTTCTACTACAATTTTTCTGACATTTCAACTTTTTCTAcggtcccttttttttttaatttcattatttctcAATCCtcacatcaatttattttatttaaaaatcaaattttacccaacttaaaaaatatacttcccatttattaagtatattttttatttaatattaaatatttatgtggtaactacataaatttttatttaatatgtaacatttctgtttaatacttatttttaatatttaatatcataGTTTGTTGTTTAGTATTTTGTATTTCCGTTTAAAATCGATGAAATgcatttttgacaaaaatactaaaaaataaattgttagaGGATGTCAGAAAAAGAGTTTTTTGATAATACGAAATAATGCACAAATTTTTTgatcaagtaaaaaaattagagggatgatataaacaattttctctttaaaaaattgatataaaaagctTTAAAtcctttacatatatatatatatatatattctaaagaAAAAAGTGAACCAAATATGAAGGGTAAAAATGACATTTGtgatcatttatataaaatcctAATGTTAAGTGCAAAAAGTTATTGATTCGGTGACAAACAAAGAATGGAAAAAGTTGAATGAACAATACTTCCACTCAAAACAGACATTTTGATTGCAAGCTCACATGCTTTCAATCTAGAAATagtaaagaagaaataaaatataaataatcaatcaattggtttcaaataagtaaataactcactcatatttaaaaaaaaaattctgaaaaacaAATAAGGCAAGATACTTCAAAGCTGcagaaaaaaacaacactatATATAATCCATCAAtccaaagaacaaaaacaatgacaaaGAAAAAGGTTCCAAATCACTTACAAAACTAAAtagattctttgcttttagTTTGCAGATATTCCAAGCACAAGGATTCTCCTTTGTCAATAGCTCGATTATGCTTTACCGAACTCGAAAGTTTATCGAAGGCATAAGCTCAATCCAATATCTGTAAAGAAAAAGTGTAATTGtcacattattgttttttaaaggAAAGCTTGATGAAGAATACTGCATCTGATACTGTAACATCAATTTCATCGTTTATCTGAGTATTTTCCCAAAATACTTCAATGAAACTGACATGGCTAGCTTGCGATCATATTGTCGGAATTTTAAGAATAATAAATTGGGAATTTGCAAATACTAAGTGTAACCTCAACGATAAATTATGCTAGAGCAATTAAAAGGTTTTCAGTGTGAGACATGTAAAGTGGAAATGCTATGTCTAACTGCAAGATAACTGAGTCAGTATTattccaacaaaacaaaaagaccACCCAGATGATAAgatcaatatataatttgttcACATAAGCTGAAAAAACTTATGCATTTGATTGAGTTCTTGCTTTATCTCTCTGACCTAAGACAGCAATGATGCAGGATTATCATCCATTTCAACATAACAATTCAAGACAAAGAAATCAGGACATTTGCTTTACAAGGATAAATTGAGAACAGTACGCTGATATGAATAACAAAAGCATGTATGAATAttattaacacaagaaaccctTACCTCCAATCTTCTAGTTGTCTCATCCACCAGTTGTCCACATGCAGGTATTTCTTCGATCTCTATGCCCTAGATAGTGAACAAAATGATAAGTGCAGCAAGCTTTCATAATTAAGCACTTAGCACTTTGCGTAACAAACAAATAGTATTCCTCAGCTTTCATAACTAATGAATATTGTTGGGTAACAGTGATACCATGAAGAACAATATTGTTTCAAACTTTCAATCACTGGGACCATTTGATAATGGAAAATCAATGAGGCGCACCTTAGACAGATGGTAAAAGCTTTAGCAAAATATTCGTCCTAGCTGATCTGAATTAAATGCCTGGAGTCAAAACTTgtcatgaaatatttaaaaggatTGTTCTCAAACAAATGCTATCGAACAAAGCCTGTGAAAGCAAATATGAAGCATGTCAGACAAAAAAACTTATATGCACCTACACAAACACATACTGCCAAAGGATAATACCAAGTTTCTTCTAAGGCCGTTCTAGCATTGATTCTGTCCAATGACACAGTCAAAGACTAAAAATGCTCTTCCAGGAGGGTGTAAAATGAGGGTTAAATCCATAACAAAAGCTAGAAACACTTTTTGTAACAGATGGGTCCTTTGGAAATTCTTAAACTCTAAGCCTACTGGCAACCTTCCATTTCATGGGTTGCCTCCAATTTTTGGAAGAAGCTAAACAGAGTAATAATGATGATGTCTATGACCGAATCTTTTGCCATGTGCTTCCAAATATTGTtgtacatgaaaaaaaaaaaagaacatcatGGAAATGTTGACAATTCATGATAGCCttgaaaagaaaaagcacaTAAAATGTAAGATGAAATGCACAATGGGGCAAgatcaaacacaaaaaaaggcATGATGAAATCCCAAAGAACAAGCTATGGTAATTATAGATTCAAAACGATGCTTCAATACTATtacaagaaatgagaaagtaaCACGATACACATGAATGAAGGAGGAACCCGGTAAACCAGCAAGCAAAGGAGACCGCTCAGCAATGCAACATCAGACATGCAAGTATCTCAAAATCAATAGGGCGGTTGGGGGTGGTAGTACATTGGTGGCATTCCATATGGCATTGGTTGATTGGGGTACATGTAGTTATTTTGGAGCTTGGCCAAGTAACCTTGGCCCTGCATCCCATCCCTTGCATAAGCTTGCCACATCTGTTGTTCCTGCGTCAGCAACTGCTGCTTCTTCTCCATGTCGGCCATCTGCACGTATGATGGAGGAGCAAAGGACAGGGAAGCCGCAAATGGGTCCTGTCCGACACTTTGATAGGTTCCATCAGGAGCAGGCAATGCCAGAACAGGGGTGGTGGTCTTTCCAGGCCCTGGCAAAGCCACACTACTGGCACTTCCTCCATTCACCTGAGAGTTGACATGCTGCTTCACAATCCCCTGATCATACATTCCATTCAGGAGGAGCGGATCAAATCCCCCTGCTAGTGCTGCCTTTTGCTTTGAGAGATTACTAGCTGACTCCACAAGAGCCAGCTCCCAATCTGCTTTCCCGCTCTCTGCCGCAGGTGTCTGCCATGCAGAAGTTACTTCATTATCCTGAGAAGCTGAACCATTGGCAGTGGCTGTGGGAGCCGAAAAAAGAGCCAGAGCAAGCCTATTTTCCTGGTCTTGCACTGAAACATCATTATCCCTAAGGTTCACGAGGTCAGCCTCTTGCTGTTGTGGCAGTTTTTCAGGCTCTACCTTCTCAATCACTTGAGGCTGAGGCTGAACCTCCTCATGCACTGGAGGGGCCGGCAATGCTTTAATGCTATTCATATCCTCTACTGGTTCCTCCTCAACAGCAACTCTTTCTTCAGGCAATCTCTCTGGGCTCTTAGGCCGCCGAGCCCTGTCTCTCATGAACTCCTCTAATGTCTCCAACAGTTTATCAGTAATCCTCTGCACCTCCGGGTACTCGGATGATCTCGCAACCCCCGTATCCTTACACCACCCATAGAACGCAGCCAACTCATCGATCTGCTTAGCTGCACTCGCATAAGCCTCAAAAGACTTGACACAATCAGGATAATCCATATCAAAGAACCTATCTAACAACACAGCAAGTATCTCACATATATCAGCATAAAGCTGAAAGCTTTCTCTAACAAGAGGATAAAGCGCAATGAGAACCATCCTACAATTCTTAGCACTGCCCGTAGGACGGCAAGCCAAGAACCGATCAAGCAACTGCTGCAACTGATGCATCCTGCCCAACACCTTCTCCGGCTTCATATCCCTCAATGGCGTCATTggcttcttctcctcctcccgCCGGCGCCGCTCCCGACCTTCATAATACTCAAACTCATACTCATCCCGATTTCTAGGGGACTGCTTCCGCTCATAGACCATGCCCTCAAGACGCTGAtcgagaaaaaaagcaaaagtgCGAACAAACGCAGACTGATCCCAAGAATTGGAATGCGCTTCATCACGGAAATCCGACAAATTGAGCAAGCGCGTACCTTTGCGAGTGGCATAGAGAATCTCATGCTGGAAACCAGGGTCCCCTTCAGCCAAGAGCTTGTGAATGAGCATCAAGGTCTTGAGAGCAACGATCCAATCACGGGTCTTGCTAAGCCGCTTGGAAACAGCAGCCACACAAGCAGCAACATATCCACGCGAATAGGAAGTGAGATTCAAGATCTCTCTGATATGCTTCTCGCTCGCCGGCTCATCCTCGTGGCTAGTAGCCTTCACGATCGCAACATCAAGGTCCGGCGCCATGTTGCTCGACACCTTGGCCAGCCCAATGCTTGTCTGATCCTTCACCGCCCCCAAAGCCTTCCTGATCGTGCTCGGCGCCATGGCTGATGCTTCTCCGCTGAATCTACACCAAAATCACAGATCCAAAAGggaaaaatcaaccaaattgAGATCTGTCACCGCACAGCGAGAGATCTGAGATGATGTGTGAGATCTGGGAATGAGAATCAGGATTCCGAGATGGAGAAGGGATCGAAGAGATGGGATCGGAGTCACCAGCGAGCTGAGGACTCGAAGGTCGGAGAAGGTCTtgctttgcttttgttttctttttctctctttttatttattaatgcgCGTCTCGGAACCAAAAGGGTTTATAAAACCCTATTTAAACCATTAACTATAAATCCGTAGATGTTTTCAGAGTTTAATATCCACCGTTGGTTTTATTATGGTGATGATCACGAGGTTGGTAACAACCACTTCTTTATCGGCATCATCACTTTCCTCCACCGATAGTAGTTaggtatttttttatcatttttctccttttttttatttagtttttttgggTATAATTAAGTGTTTTACATTAGTGAACTAATGGTGTTGTTTTAGGATATTATATCATattaaattgttaattaaataaataagggaTAAAAAAAGTACAACAGTGCATCAGTTTCGATGATTTAATAACCCtttagagatttattaactcgaTCAGACGCcacaaaaaatgattaaaatccTACAATAGACACAATCAAAAG containing:
- the LOC120282222 gene encoding putative clathrin assembly protein At2g25430 gives rise to the protein MAPSTIRKALGAVKDQTSIGLAKVSSNMAPDLDVAIVKATSHEDEPASEKHIREILNLTSYSRGYVAACVAAVSKRLSKTRDWIVALKTLMLIHKLLAEGDPGFQHEILYATRKGTRLLNLSDFRDEAHSNSWDQSAFVRTFAFFLDQRLEGMVYERKQSPRNRDEYEFEYYEGRERRRREEEKKPMTPLRDMKPEKVLGRMHQLQQLLDRFLACRPTGSAKNCRMVLIALYPLVRESFQLYADICEILAVLLDRFFDMDYPDCVKSFEAYASAAKQIDELAAFYGWCKDTGVARSSEYPEVQRITDKLLETLEEFMRDRARRPKSPERLPEERVAVEEEPVEDMNSIKALPAPPVHEEVQPQPQVIEKVEPEKLPQQQEADLVNLRDNDVSVQDQENRLALALFSAPTATANGSASQDNEVTSAWQTPAAESGKADWELALVESASNLSKQKAALAGGFDPLLLNGMYDQGIVKQHVNSQVNGGSASSVALPGPGKTTTPVLALPAPDGTYQSVGQDPFAASLSFAPPSYVQMADMEKKQQLLTQEQQMWQAYARDGMQGQGYLAKLQNNYMYPNQPMPYGMPPMYYHPQPPY